GCCCGACCTGGAGGTCGTCGGGGAGGCCGGGGACGGGGTGGAGGCGGTCGAGCTGGCCCGCCGGGACCTGCCCGACGTGGTCCTGATGGACATCCGCATGCCGCGCATGGACGGGCTCGAGGCGACCCGGAGGATCGTGGCCCTCGACCAGGCCGCCGCCGTGCGCGTCCTGGTCCTCACCACCTTCGACCTGGACGAGTACGTCTACCAGGCGCTGCGGGCCGGGGCGAGCGGGTTCCTCCTCAAGGACACGCCTCCGGCCGACCTGCTGGCCGCCATCCGGGTGGTCGGCGAGGCGGCCGACGGGCGCGAGGCGGTCGAGCTGGCGCGGCGCCAGCGGCCCGACGTGGTCCTGATGGACATCCGCATGCCGCGGCTCGACGGCCTCCAGGCCACGCGGGAGATCACCTCCGACCCGGGCCTC
The Actinomycetota bacterium DNA segment above includes these coding regions:
- a CDS encoding response regulator; this encodes MIRVLVADDQTLVRAGFRVLVESAPDLEVVGEAGDGVEAVELARRDLPDVVLMDIRMPRMDGLEATRRIVALDQAAAVRVLVLTTFDLDEYVYQALRAGASGFLLKDTPPADLLAAIRVVGEAADGREAVELARRQRPDVVLMDIRMPRLDGLQATREITSDPGL